From the genome of Candidatus Defluviilinea proxima:
ATGAAGTTTGTAATTATGCAATTTATTAGCAGACAAATTATCCACCACCAACCAGCGATCCCCTTCAAGGGACATGACCGTTCGCTTGTGCGACACAGGTTTATAACCATCATGTTCGCCCAACCAAGTATTAAAATCGTGTTTGAGAACTTTGCCCTTTAACCAGTTCGTCCATGTGAAGCGACTGAGCATGGTCATTTGATCTTTGTTGTCCACAGTGACGGTGTTATGCACGGAGGTGTGTGCCAGTCCGTTGCGCCAGTGACCTTGTCCGCTGTAGAGGTAGGTACCTGCGTCGATGGCGATGTTATAGCCATGCATCCATAAGTCCACGTGGAGTTGGTCGGCGTGGGAGGGACGGGAGGTGAAGTCTGTGCAGCGGATGAAGACGTGGGAGTTGGCGTTGCGGAGGAGGTAGACTCCTCCATTGGGAAATGATTCACCGCGAAGCTCGCTAAGAGCGCTAAGATTTAATTTTTCCTTCGCGGGCTTTGCGCTCTTAGCGGTTAATGATTTCTCCCTCACCCGTCCTTCGGACACCCTCTCCCGCTGGGAGAGGGGACTCGTGCCGCATAACCAAAACACATCTTCATCCCATGGACCTGGTTCGAAGAGGAATTCGCCTTTGGTGATGTACCAGCCTAATTGCAACAGCGGACGGTAATCGGTAAAGTAAACAATGCTGTTAATGGGCAAAACAAGAGCGCCATCGTTGGAGCCGTATACGGGCATTTCGCCAGTTTTGGGGTTGATGAGGCAAGCAAGATATTCGATGGATTTGGTGACAGAGTTGATGAGTTGAGTTGGAAATGGTGAGTTATTAATTTCGCCTAAACGAATCGCATATAAATAAATATGAAGAATAAAACGATGGTAGTTGAGGGAGTACATGGAGTAACTGCCATCGGGAAAGATTTGATTGGCGGCTTCCTGTTCTAAAAGTTTTTTTCCGATGGCAAGATATTTTTCTCCGTGTTTGAGTTCGGGGAAGAGCAGACCGACCATCCATAAGCCAAAGGCTTCGCTGATGGTGTGGTTGCTTCTAGTGGAGATGGCGTAGCCGATGTTTTTGTAGATGCGTTCGGCTTGGGCGGCGACGTAGAGAGTGAAGTTGTCTTTTCGCTCAGATGTTGTGGATGGAGAGTTGAGGAAGGCGTGGTATCCAAACGTCCATGCCATGAGGCGGAGTGCAACTTCTTGTCCATCCATCCAGTTGGGACCTGTGTTGGGATGGTTGTGTTTTGCCCAGTCTTCGATGAGAGTCCAGAAGGCTTCGGGGTATTCTTCATTTTGAGAGGCGGCGTAAGCGCGGACAAACTCATAGACAAAACCAAAACGGTTAAGTTCCCAGATAAATTTAATGTCTCCATTGGCATCATCTGAAATCTGAGACCAATGCTTATTCGCGCTTACCTTCAAAGGTGGAGATGCAATATTTTCAGAGAAATAATCTGTGTGCCAATCAGGAGGAAATGACGAGTGTACAAGTCGGTGTGAAAAGTATAAAGGCATACCTTTCCCGATAAAATAAGCCGCTAAGTTTACTGCAGGGTCTGGTTTCCATGATACGTTTGGAGGATATTCATTAGGCAGAGGTAATGTGGGGCGGGGAGACCCCGCCCCTACATTGACAAGATTTTTATAATCACTCCACCTACCCATCGGCATTTGCAAACGGATGATGCCTGTGCGGAGGCGGAGGGCGTAGGCGAGGCGAAAGAGTGTCCAACGCGGACCAAGTTCTCGGTAGAGGGAGGCGAATGCTCGGAGTTTAGATAACATTATTTAATCAGTTTAAACACAAAGGGCACGAAGGGGCACTAAGGAGGAAATCCAAATTAAGGTTTGTCATTTCGACGAGTGAAACGAGGAGAAATCTTTGCCCACGCAGAAGAAAGATTTCTCAGTCGCTGTCGCTCCTTCGAAATGACAAGGTAAATTATTTCTTCTCATTTAACGTATTTGCGTGGCGATTCAGCATATAGTAAATGAGGGGAAGTCCAAAAAGGATGGCGGCGGAGGCAAGGGCACTACCATCACCCCACTCGTAGGCAAGGATGAGGGAAAGGAACGTCAACACGATATAGAGTGCGCTGATCTTGGCGTGTGAATAGCCGCCGATGACGAGACGTTGGTATAGGTGCGTGCGATGCGCGGCGAAGACGTTCTCGCGTTTGAGGGCGCGGCGGATGAACGTGACGCCCGCGTCCATGATGATCGTCCACATGAGGAGCGTGCCGAGCATGAGCGCGTCGCCTTCCTTGTTCGCCGCCATCAACGGCATGACCGCGAACGAGTAACCGAGGAAGGTGCTGGCAACGTCGCCCATGAAAATTTTGGCGGGGTGCCAGTTGTGTCCGAGAAAGCCGAGCGAGCCCGCGGCGATGGCGAGCGCGATCCAAAACACGAACGAGTTCGCCAGATACGGGATGTTCGACGTGAGCAGAACCCAGCCCAGCCCCGCCGCAAACGCCACGCCGCCCGCGATGCCGTCAATGCCGTCCATGAAGTTGTAGGCGTTCGTGAGTCCGATGATCCATAAGAATGTGATGACGATGCCCACCACACCCAACTGCAACTTGCCGAACAAGGGAATGGTGACCGAACTGAAATATCCCAAGCCCCAAATGGACACGGCGGCGACCAGCGCCTG
Proteins encoded in this window:
- a CDS encoding alginate lyase family protein, whose translation is MLSKLRAFASLYRELGPRWTLFRLAYALRLRTGIIRLQMPMGRWSDYKNLVNVGAGSPRPTLPLPNEYPPNVSWKPDPAVNLAAYFIGKGMPLYFSHRLVHSSFPPDWHTDYFSENIASPPLKVSANKHWSQISDDANGDIKFIWELNRFGFVYEFVRAYAASQNEEYPEAFWTLIEDWAKHNHPNTGPNWMDGQEVALRLMAWTFGYHAFLNSPSTTSERKDNFTLYVAAQAERIYKNIGYAISTRSNHTISEAFGLWMVGLLFPELKHGEKYLAIGKKLLEQEAANQIFPDGSYSMYSLNYHRFILHIYLYAIRLGEINNSPFPTQLINSVTKSIEYLACLINPKTGEMPVYGSNDGALVLPINSIVYFTDYRPLLQLGWYITKGEFLFEPGPWDEDVFWLCGTSPLSQRERVSEGRVREKSLTAKSAKPAKEKLNLSALSELRGESFPNGGVYLLRNANSHVFIRCTDFTSRPSHADQLHVDLWMHGYNIAIDAGTYLYSGQGHWRNGLAHTSVHNTVTVDNKDQMTMLSRFTWTNWLKGKVLKHDFNTWLGEHDGYKPVSHKRTVMSLEGDRWLVVDNLSANKLHNYKLHWLLADGEYGLRKLASENGLWLQPFGSKLPDSKINIQLGLLNGDGNFSIVRADPNSTRGWRSRYYGHKEPAISVMLEADQPQVTFWTFFGFEDDVVEIAGNSLKINSETIEL
- a CDS encoding glycosyltransferase family 4 protein; translated protein: MSSILTFLILTILSYLGVWIIRRYAERRQLLDHPNERSSHSMPTPRGGGLAIVLLVTGTGLSFVRAEDLSRDLVYIVCGVVIAFLGWRDDTHSLSPRVRFAVQALVAAVSIWGLGYFSSVTIPLFGKLQLGVVGIVITFLWIIGLTNAYNFMDGIDGIAGGVAFAAGLGWVLLTSNIPYLANSFVFWIALAIAAGSLGFLGHNWHPAKIFMGDVASTFLGYSFAVMPLMAANKEGDALMLGTLLMWTIIMDAGVTFIRRALKRENVFAAHRTHLYQRLVIGGYSHAKISALYIVLTFLSLILAYEWGDGSALASAAILFGLPLIYYMLNRHANTLNEKK